A stretch of Anaeromyxobacter dehalogenans 2CP-1 DNA encodes these proteins:
- a CDS encoding twin-arginine translocase TatA/TatE family subunit yields MFGLRMPELLLILAIVVILFGASRLPALGAGLGQGIRSFKKAFGGEDEKPTASGNGSTPTQSSSDQGSKQA; encoded by the coding sequence ATGTTCGGTCTCAGAATGCCGGAGCTGCTGCTCATCCTCGCGATCGTCGTGATCCTGTTCGGCGCGAGCAGGCTGCCGGCGCTCGGCGCGGGCCTCGGCCAGGGCATCCGCAGCTTCAAGAAGGCGTTCGGCGGCGAGGACGAGAAGCCGACCGCGTCCGGCAACGGCAGCACCCCGACGCAGTCGTCGTCGGACCAGGGCTCGAAGCAGGCTTGA
- a CDS encoding Crp/Fnr family transcriptional regulator — MLSNTPVSDCGSCSLGVASQGRCRLTPTTRESGATICAQGERPRTVYFVKEGFVALSAVSPRGSELLLSLRGPSSLLCTEAMQAEPSPFEVRALSRVKICGIGGDALSQWVGPDKSAARVVLDLLLTESRQQRDEVNWRQGDCLSRVARFALAHARFLADRPNAVRKQVVARLLGMRPETLSRCLTKLEKDGVVDASRGVRVLDQRRLAALAMEDNAA; from the coding sequence CGTCTCGGACTGCGGCTCCTGCTCGCTCGGGGTCGCGTCCCAGGGCCGCTGCCGGCTGACGCCGACCACCCGCGAATCGGGTGCGACCATCTGTGCCCAGGGCGAGCGCCCGCGCACGGTCTACTTCGTCAAGGAGGGCTTCGTGGCCCTCTCCGCGGTCTCGCCCCGCGGCTCCGAGCTGCTGCTCTCGCTCCGCGGCCCCAGCTCGCTGCTCTGCACCGAGGCGATGCAGGCCGAGCCCTCGCCGTTCGAGGTGCGCGCGCTCTCCCGCGTGAAGATCTGCGGCATCGGCGGCGACGCGCTCTCGCAGTGGGTGGGCCCGGACAAGAGCGCCGCGCGCGTGGTGCTCGACCTGCTGCTCACCGAGTCGCGGCAGCAGCGCGACGAGGTCAACTGGCGCCAGGGCGACTGCCTCTCGCGCGTGGCCCGCTTCGCGCTCGCCCATGCGAGGTTCCTCGCCGACCGGCCCAACGCGGTGCGGAAGCAGGTGGTCGCGCGCCTCCTCGGGATGCGCCCCGAGACGCTCTCGCGCTGCCTCACCAAGCTCGAGAAGGACGGCGTGGTGGACGCGTCGCGCGGGGTGAGGGTCCTGGATCAGCGCCGCCTCGCCGCGCTCGCGATGGAAGACAACGCGGCCTGA